Proteins encoded together in one Schumannella luteola window:
- a CDS encoding sigma-70 family RNA polymerase sigma factor, with the protein MTVDDATRLRELHDAHAAVVWRYVVHLTGDRAGADDIVQETLLRAWRSKRILEQEVDSTRSWMMTVARNLVIDNARSARQRHELAVDEPPERGEPDRTDQLFESLLVAEALATLSTEHRSVVVHAYFGGRGIAEVARELDIPEGTVKSRLHYGLRALRLALQERGVTR; encoded by the coding sequence ATGACCGTCGACGACGCCACGAGGCTGCGCGAGCTGCACGACGCCCACGCGGCCGTCGTGTGGCGCTACGTCGTGCACCTCACGGGCGACCGCGCCGGCGCCGACGACATCGTGCAGGAGACGCTGCTGCGCGCCTGGCGCAGCAAGCGCATCCTCGAGCAGGAGGTCGACAGCACCCGCAGCTGGATGATGACGGTCGCCCGCAACCTCGTCATCGACAACGCGCGCAGCGCCCGTCAGCGGCACGAGCTCGCCGTCGACGAGCCGCCCGAGCGCGGGGAACCCGACCGCACCGACCAGCTGTTCGAGTCGCTGCTCGTCGCCGAGGCGCTCGCGACGCTGAGCACCGAGCACCGCAGCGTCGTCGTGCACGCCTACTTCGGCGGTCGCGGCATCGCCGAGGTCGCTCGCGAGCTCGACATCCCCGAGGGCACGGTCAAGTCGCGGCTGCACTATGGACTGCGAGCGTTGAGGCTCGCACTGCAGGAGAGGGGAGTGACCCGATGA
- a CDS encoding DUF2231 domain-containing protein, with protein MDGFQIGGLPLHPLLVHGVVVLLPLTALALILGAVWPAARRRLGIVTPLAALVVLVLVPITVQAGEALEAAVGGGDAVEKHAALGMTLLPWAIGLFVVALVQWLWFRFARPRFVSDGVGARAPGVVQTRVPASVQAGVPAGVPAGVPAGVRIVGVGLAVVAIAISVGAVATVILIGDSGARAVWGSLG; from the coding sequence ATGGACGGATTCCAGATCGGCGGCCTCCCGCTGCATCCCCTGCTCGTTCACGGCGTCGTCGTGCTGCTGCCGCTCACGGCGCTCGCCCTGATCCTCGGCGCGGTCTGGCCCGCGGCCCGGCGACGACTCGGCATCGTGACGCCGCTCGCCGCGCTCGTGGTGCTCGTGCTGGTGCCGATCACGGTGCAGGCCGGCGAAGCGCTCGAGGCCGCGGTCGGCGGCGGCGATGCGGTCGAGAAGCACGCGGCGCTCGGCATGACGCTGCTGCCGTGGGCGATCGGCCTGTTCGTGGTCGCGCTCGTGCAGTGGCTGTGGTTCCGCTTCGCGCGGCCGCGGTTCGTGTCGGACGGCGTGGGTGCGCGAGCTCCCGGCGTGGTTCAGACCCGCGTTCCGGCCAGTGTTCAGGCCGGTGTTCCGGCCGGTGTTCCGGCCGGTGTTCCGGCTGGTGTACGGATCGTCGGTGTCGGGCTCGCCGTCGTGGCGATCGCGATCTCGGTCGGAGCCGTCGCGACGGTCATCCTCATCGGCGACTCGGGCGCGCGTGCCGTCTGGGGCTCGCTCGGCTGA
- a CDS encoding HNH endonuclease signature motif containing protein, with protein MEKATTTPGNDGAAPVAEGGVGGAVGVLPTLTDLVGEAESALALLTAGQVAEVRMLARAGQLAEAQAAGASANVRAHDMALRSISAEIGGVLRSPDRTVQRRIGEAREIVEFYPAALSAWEHAYITRGHVTVIVDAGRVVPLDRRAEFEREAIERSLLDTPNRVRAGLEIYAEKLNERTLTERHDEAARQRAVRLIPGRDGMCDVIATVPTVIGDGILDRLTRMAHAVRDANDPATTAEEADRRTADQIRADVFADLLLAGAPALDATAHSDRPGALGAIRAQVQVTVSALSLLGDDENPADLVGRSPIDAGTARYLAGDTSSWTRLLTDPVDGTTVAVDRYRPSLEQRRHLRARDLHCRFPGCRQAAIRCELDHTIDAALGGATALGNLAHLCQRHHSMKQFTPWRVEQHPGGVLEWTSPMGRTYREDAPAPPVAFVPVGAPIRHFARVRPPGLDEPPEPPEPSASQDPPDPCATSPRRLVASVVSDEAIEQLDSDLAPF; from the coding sequence ATGGAGAAGGCCACGACGACACCCGGGAACGACGGCGCTGCGCCGGTCGCTGAGGGTGGCGTCGGCGGTGCCGTCGGGGTTCTGCCGACGCTGACTGACCTGGTGGGTGAGGCGGAGTCGGCCCTGGCTCTGTTGACGGCAGGGCAGGTGGCTGAGGTGCGAATGCTCGCCCGCGCCGGCCAGCTCGCGGAAGCCCAAGCCGCCGGGGCTTCGGCGAACGTGCGCGCGCACGACATGGCCCTCCGGTCGATCTCGGCGGAGATCGGCGGGGTGCTGCGCTCCCCGGACAGGACTGTGCAGCGCCGCATCGGCGAAGCGCGGGAGATCGTCGAGTTCTACCCCGCGGCCCTGTCGGCGTGGGAGCACGCCTACATCACCCGAGGCCACGTCACGGTGATCGTCGACGCCGGCCGTGTCGTCCCGCTCGATCGGCGTGCGGAGTTCGAGCGGGAGGCGATCGAACGCAGCCTTCTCGATACCCCGAACCGGGTGCGTGCCGGCCTGGAGATCTACGCCGAGAAGCTCAACGAGCGCACCCTCACGGAACGCCACGACGAGGCCGCGCGGCAGCGGGCGGTGCGTCTGATCCCGGGCCGGGATGGGATGTGCGACGTGATCGCGACCGTTCCGACGGTGATCGGCGACGGCATCCTGGATCGGCTGACGCGGATGGCTCACGCCGTGCGGGACGCGAACGATCCCGCGACGACCGCGGAGGAGGCTGACCGTCGCACGGCCGATCAGATCCGCGCGGACGTGTTCGCCGATCTGCTCCTCGCCGGTGCCCCGGCGCTCGACGCGACCGCGCACAGCGACAGGCCGGGCGCCTTGGGCGCGATCCGCGCTCAGGTGCAGGTGACCGTCTCCGCGTTGAGCCTGCTCGGCGATGACGAGAACCCGGCCGACCTGGTCGGACGCTCGCCGATCGACGCCGGTACCGCCCGCTATCTCGCCGGCGACACCTCGTCGTGGACGCGCCTGCTCACCGATCCCGTCGACGGCACCACGGTCGCGGTCGACAGATACCGGCCGAGCCTCGAGCAGAGACGTCACCTGCGCGCCCGCGACCTGCACTGTCGCTTCCCCGGATGTCGGCAAGCGGCGATCCGCTGCGAACTCGACCACACGATCGACGCCGCCCTCGGCGGCGCGACGGCGCTCGGCAACCTCGCCCATCTGTGCCAGCGCCACCACTCGATGAAGCAGTTCACTCCCTGGCGAGTGGAACAGCACCCAGGCGGGGTCCTGGAATGGACCTCCCCGATGGGCCGCACCTACCGCGAAGACGCACCCGCCCCACCCGTCGCCTTCGTGCCAGTCGGAGCCCCGATTCGCCATTTTGCTCGGGTCCGCCCACCTGGCCTGGACGAACCACCCGAACCACCCGAGCCGTCCGCTTCACAGGATCCGCCGGACCCGTGTGCCACGTCGCCGCGTCGGCTGGTGGCGTCTGTGGTGTCTGACGAGGCGATCGAGCAGCTCGACTCCGACCTCGCGCCCTTCTGA
- the era gene encoding GTPase Era: MGHHLFRAGFATFVGRPNVGKSTLTNALVGEKVAITSSKPQTTRRAIRGVVHHADGQLILVDTPGVHRPRTLLGQRLNDVVQSTLGDVDVIGFCLPADEKLGPGDRFINEQLDQHPKAKKVAIVTKIDAAPRPLVAERLLQISELREWETIIPVSAQSRIQLDLLTSELIKLLPESERLYPADSVTDEGLDHRIAELVREAALEGVQDELPHSLAVTIDDLVERDDKELVEVYANLWVERDSQKGIIIGKGGERLQEIGARARAEIEPLVGKQVFLSIRVKVAKEWQRDPKQLGRLGF, translated from the coding sequence ATGGGTCACCACCTCTTCCGTGCCGGATTCGCCACGTTCGTCGGCCGCCCCAATGTGGGCAAGTCGACGCTGACCAACGCACTCGTCGGCGAGAAGGTCGCGATCACCTCGTCGAAGCCGCAGACCACGCGGCGCGCGATCCGCGGCGTCGTGCACCACGCCGACGGCCAGCTGATCCTCGTCGACACCCCCGGTGTGCACCGCCCGCGCACCTTGCTCGGCCAGCGCCTCAACGACGTGGTGCAGTCGACTCTCGGCGACGTGGATGTGATCGGCTTCTGCCTGCCCGCCGACGAGAAGCTCGGGCCCGGCGACCGCTTCATCAACGAGCAGCTCGACCAGCACCCCAAGGCCAAGAAGGTCGCGATCGTCACCAAGATCGACGCCGCGCCGCGCCCGCTCGTCGCCGAGCGGCTGCTGCAGATCAGCGAGCTGCGCGAGTGGGAGACGATCATCCCGGTGTCGGCGCAGAGTCGCATCCAGCTCGACCTGCTGACGAGTGAGCTCATCAAGCTGCTGCCCGAGTCGGAGCGCCTCTACCCCGCCGACTCGGTGACCGACGAGGGGCTGGACCACCGCATCGCCGAGCTCGTGCGCGAGGCCGCGCTCGAGGGCGTGCAGGACGAGCTGCCGCACTCGCTCGCGGTCACGATCGACGACCTGGTCGAGCGCGACGACAAGGAGCTCGTCGAGGTCTACGCCAACCTCTGGGTCGAGCGCGACAGCCAGAAGGGCATCATCATCGGCAAGGGCGGCGAGCGCCTGCAGGAGATCGGCGCCCGCGCCCGCGCCGAGATCGAGCCGCTCGTCGGCAAGCAGGTGTTCCTGTCGATCCGCGTCAAGGTCGCCAAGGAGTGGCAGCGCGACCCGAAGCAGCTGGGGCGCCTCGGCTTCTGA
- a CDS encoding hemolysin family protein: protein MIGVFLGIAVVLVAFGGLLAATDAALAALSRVDLADLASRSRSRRSLLAIADDVGAHVNAVNFLRVVSETGAAVLVTLALTIVIEEWWWVLLLSVLIMTATSFVLVGSSPRSVGRAHARGVIGFAAPLVRGIRVILGPVADLLVAIGNRVTPGRPSTATFSSEEQLLSMVDEATEADVLEEDDRELIHSIFEWGDTVVREVMIPRTDMVTVDDDVTAGQAMGQFLRTGVSRMPVTGRDVDEVLGILYLRDVARLLHEGRRDSDAVLVTELARPAQFVPESKKADDTLREMQREANHLAMVVDEYGGIAGLVTLEDLIEELVGDISDEYDRDVADVTELGEGRWRVRAALATDELGDLFGIELDDDDVDSVGGLLTKVLGRLPDVGSTVTVSGLVLTAERTDGRRGRLRTVVVERDPDLADAEEAFGTDTPAAGVRTPARGIRTGARAPEKEQR from the coding sequence ATGATCGGCGTCTTCCTCGGCATCGCCGTCGTGCTGGTCGCCTTCGGCGGGCTGCTCGCGGCGACGGATGCGGCGCTCGCCGCTTTGAGCCGCGTCGACCTCGCCGACCTCGCCTCGCGCAGTCGCTCGCGGCGCTCGCTGCTCGCGATCGCCGACGACGTCGGCGCGCACGTCAACGCGGTCAACTTCCTCCGCGTCGTGTCGGAGACGGGCGCCGCGGTGCTCGTGACCCTCGCGCTGACGATCGTGATCGAGGAGTGGTGGTGGGTGCTGCTGCTCAGCGTGCTCATCATGACCGCCACCTCGTTCGTGCTGGTCGGATCGAGTCCGCGCAGCGTCGGCCGCGCGCACGCCCGCGGCGTGATCGGCTTCGCAGCGCCGCTCGTGCGCGGCATCCGCGTCATCCTCGGGCCGGTCGCCGACCTGCTCGTCGCGATCGGCAACCGGGTCACGCCCGGCCGGCCCTCGACGGCGACGTTCTCGAGCGAGGAGCAGCTGCTCTCGATGGTCGACGAGGCCACCGAGGCCGATGTGCTCGAAGAGGACGACCGCGAGCTCATCCACTCGATCTTCGAATGGGGTGACACGGTCGTGCGCGAGGTGATGATCCCGCGCACCGACATGGTCACCGTCGACGACGACGTGACGGCGGGCCAGGCGATGGGCCAGTTCCTGCGCACCGGCGTCTCGCGCATGCCCGTGACCGGACGCGACGTGGATGAGGTGCTCGGCATCCTCTATCTGCGCGACGTCGCCCGACTGCTGCACGAGGGCCGACGGGACTCGGATGCGGTGCTCGTCACCGAGCTCGCCCGGCCGGCTCAGTTCGTGCCCGAGTCGAAGAAGGCCGACGACACCCTGCGCGAGATGCAGCGCGAGGCGAACCACCTCGCGATGGTCGTCGACGAATACGGCGGCATCGCCGGGCTCGTCACGCTCGAAGACCTCATCGAGGAGCTCGTCGGCGACATCAGCGACGAGTACGACCGCGACGTCGCCGACGTCACCGAGCTGGGGGAGGGACGCTGGCGCGTGCGCGCCGCCCTCGCGACCGACGAGCTCGGCGACCTGTTCGGCATCGAGCTCGACGACGACGACGTCGACTCGGTCGGCGGGCTGCTCACCAAGGTGCTCGGCCGCCTGCCCGACGTGGGCTCGACCGTCACCGTCTCCGGTCTCGTGCTCACCGCCGAGCGCACCGACGGCCGGCGCGGCCGCCTGCGCACGGTCGTGGTCGAGCGCGACCCCGACCTCGCCGACGCCGAAGAGGCGTTCGGCACCGACACCCCCGCCGCCGGTGTGCGCACCCCCGCCCGCGGCATCCGTACCGGCGCGAGGGCGCCCGAGAAGGAGCAGCGCTGA
- the ybeY gene encoding rRNA maturation RNase YbeY: MSIEINNESGMEADVAAIQRLAAFALDHMRVHPDAELAIQLVDEAAMEQLHVQWMDEPGPTDVLSFPMDELRPGNDEELTPPGLLGDIVLCPQVAASQAVTAGHSTLDELLLLTAHGVLHLLGFDHAEPEEHKEMFGIQAEILLGFAVAERRR; this comes from the coding sequence ATGTCGATCGAGATCAACAACGAGTCGGGCATGGAGGCGGATGTCGCCGCCATCCAGCGACTCGCGGCCTTCGCGCTCGACCACATGCGCGTGCACCCCGACGCCGAGCTCGCGATCCAGCTCGTCGACGAGGCCGCCATGGAGCAGCTGCACGTGCAGTGGATGGACGAGCCCGGCCCGACCGATGTGCTCAGCTTCCCGATGGACGAGCTGCGCCCCGGCAACGACGAGGAGCTCACCCCTCCCGGGCTGCTGGGCGACATCGTGCTCTGCCCGCAGGTCGCCGCCTCGCAGGCGGTGACCGCGGGCCACTCGACCCTCGACGAGCTGCTGCTGCTGACCGCCCACGGAGTGCTGCACCTGCTCGGCTTCGACCACGCGGAGCCCGAGGAGCACAAGGAGATGTTCGGCATCCAGGCCGAGATCCTGCTCGGCTTCGCCGTCGCCGAGCGACGACGGTAG
- a CDS encoding PhoH family protein has protein sequence MVRLLGPQDRLLTTIEKQYPEVTVHVRGNHVTLEGDAREVRAARTLVEELVTMVREGADLGASDVTSSARILDRGEGKPAELLGQVILNSRGKVIRPKTAGQRAYVDAIDENTITFGIGPAGTGKTYLAMAKAVQALQRKEVERIILSRPAIEAGERLGFLPGTLTDKIDPYLRPLYDALNEMMDPELVPKLLATGTVEVAPLAYMRGRTLNNAFVVLDEAQNTTPEQMKMFLTRLGFDSRMVITGDITQVDLPAAASGLRLVTKVLDGIDDIHFARLTSDDVVRHSLVGRIVDAYTEYDEQQQARRFEREQRDHDGAREGANRAERRGHTPQDRRPPWQRGR, from the coding sequence ATGGTGCGGCTGCTCGGCCCGCAGGACCGCCTGCTGACCACGATCGAGAAGCAGTACCCCGAAGTGACCGTGCACGTGCGCGGCAACCACGTGACCCTCGAGGGCGACGCCCGCGAGGTGCGGGCCGCCCGCACCCTCGTCGAGGAGCTCGTCACGATGGTGCGCGAGGGCGCCGACCTCGGCGCCAGCGACGTGACCAGCTCGGCGCGCATCCTCGACCGCGGCGAGGGCAAGCCGGCCGAGCTGCTCGGCCAGGTGATCCTCAACAGCCGCGGCAAGGTCATCCGCCCCAAGACCGCCGGTCAGCGCGCCTACGTCGACGCGATCGACGAGAACACGATCACCTTCGGCATCGGCCCGGCCGGAACCGGCAAGACCTACCTCGCCATGGCGAAGGCCGTGCAGGCGCTGCAGCGCAAGGAGGTCGAGCGCATCATCCTGTCGCGTCCGGCCATCGAGGCGGGGGAGCGGCTCGGCTTCCTGCCCGGCACGCTGACCGACAAGATCGACCCCTATCTGCGACCGCTCTACGACGCGCTCAACGAGATGATGGATCCCGAGCTCGTGCCGAAGCTGCTCGCGACCGGCACCGTCGAGGTCGCCCCGCTCGCCTACATGCGCGGCCGCACGCTCAACAACGCCTTCGTCGTGCTCGACGAGGCGCAGAACACGACGCCCGAGCAGATGAAGATGTTCCTCACGCGTCTGGGCTTCGACTCGCGCATGGTCATCACCGGCGACATCACCCAGGTCGATTTGCCCGCCGCAGCGAGCGGACTCCGTCTGGTGACGAAGGTGCTCGACGGCATCGACGACATCCACTTCGCCCGGCTGACGAGCGACGACGTCGTGCGGCACAGCCTCGTGGGCCGCATCGTCGACGCCTACACCGAGTACGACGAGCAGCAGCAGGCGCGTCGCTTCGAGCGCGAGCAGCGCGACCACGACGGCGCCCGCGAGGGCGCGAACCGCGCCGAACGCCGCGGCCACACCCCGCAAGACCGCCGCCCGCCGTGGCAGAGAGGCCGCTGA
- a CDS encoding histidine triad nucleotide-binding protein → MSDSAPSIFSRIIAREIPADIVLEDDRVIAIRDIAPKAPVHLLVIPKTDAYRDVTQLAVGDPALLAHVVATAQKLADEHSGGQYRLMFNTGEEAGQTVFHVHAHVLGGGGLEEGNIA, encoded by the coding sequence ATGAGCGACAGCGCCCCCTCGATCTTCAGCCGCATCATCGCGCGCGAGATCCCGGCCGACATCGTGCTCGAAGACGACCGGGTGATCGCGATCCGCGACATCGCCCCGAAGGCGCCGGTTCACCTCCTGGTGATCCCCAAGACCGACGCCTACCGCGACGTGACCCAGCTGGCCGTCGGCGACCCGGCGCTGCTCGCGCACGTCGTGGCCACCGCCCAGAAGCTCGCCGACGAGCACAGCGGCGGCCAGTACCGCCTGATGTTCAACACCGGTGAAGAGGCCGGCCAGACCGTCTTCCACGTGCACGCGCACGTGCTGGGCGGCGGCGGCCTCGAGGAAGGAAACATTGCCTGA